The Bacillus sp. Y1 genome includes the window AAAAGAAGAAGTTTCTTTTTCAACCGTTTTTTCCTCCTTAATATCTAATATCCTCCAAGTATGTCCACTTCAATCTTTAGATGAAAAAAGAAACACACTACTTGTTCGTCTATAAATAATCCAAGTGTATTGTATCATTTTTTATAAGTACATTGCCTTAAAAAAATGTAATCACTTAGATTTTATTTCCTTCTTTCTACTCTACCATTTAAAACCTTCGCAAGTTTTAAAACATGAGTTAAACTTCCCTTCACTTCATGAAACGTCATGTCGGAAGCTGGTTTTCTCGCAATAATAATCAAATCATAGTCATTTTTCATATGTTCTTGAAGCTCTAGTAAGGATTGTCTAATATACCTTTTCACTTGATTACGAGTCACAGCATTTCCAATCTTCTTGCTAACAGACAAACCAACACGAAAATGAGTTTGTTCAGGAACATTTCGCAAATAAACCACAAATTGACGATTCGCTACAGAGTTCCCCTTTTTATATATCTCTTGAAATTCTTTATTCTTTT containing:
- the rnpA gene encoding ribonuclease P protein component yields the protein MKKEFRVKKNKEFQEIYKKGNSVANRQFVVYLRNVPEQTHFRVGLSVSKKIGNAVTRNQVKRYIRQSLLELQEHMKNDYDLIIIARKPASDMTFHEVKGSLTHVLKLAKVLNGRVERRK